The nucleotide sequence TGAGGCCCATGAGCTTCTCTTGGTAGGCGTTCTTGAAGCGGGCGGGGTCGAAGGGCTCGGCCATGCTCTCCACCAGGCGCTTCGCCATGTCCAGCTCCGCCTCGCCCACGGCGGGGCGCTCGGCCGGCTTCGGGAGGTCGCGCACCTCGCTCTGGTAGTGCAGCGTCATCATGACCAGGTCGTCGCCGTAAGGGATGAGCGCCAGCGGCGTCTCGGAGTTGCCCAGCACCGTGGTGCCGATGGCAGCCTTGCCCTCCTCGACCATGGCCAGGCGCAGGAGCTCGAGCGGCTTCTCGCCGCCGGGCTGGGCCATCACCTGGTAGGGCTTCTCGAAGTAGACGGGCGGCACCTCCTGCAGGTCCACGAACTGCACGATCTTCATGGCGCGGTCGGCGTCGGTCTTGATGGCGTCCAGCTCCTCGTCGCTCACCACCACGTACTTGCCCTTCTCGTACTGGTAGCCGCGCACGATGTCCTCCGGGCCCAGCTCCCGGTTGCAGTCGGGGCATGTCTTCACGTAGCGCACGCGCTGCATGCTCTCCTTCGCCAGCTGGTTGAAGCGCACGGCGTCGTCCTGGGTGGCGGGGTAGAGCTCCACCGGTATGTAGACGAGGCCGAAGGCGATCGCGCCTTTTCTTCCTGCCATGGAGCCTCCTGTCGGTCGGGAACCGGCCGGATCGCGGCCGGGCCTGCATCGTAGCGCAGCGCGGCCCGGCCCGTGGCTTTTTCCGGCCTTGCCGAGGGCGACCTGCTGCTGAAGCGGTGATGGCGCGTTGACGGATCGGTTGCGGTTGCCGAC is from Gordonibacter urolithinfaciens and encodes:
- a CDS encoding Ku protein, whose protein sequence is MAGRKGAIAFGLVYIPVELYPATQDDAVRFNQLAKESMQRVRYVKTCPDCNRELGPEDIVRGYQYEKGKYVVVSDEELDAIKTDADRAMKIVQFVDLQEVPPVYFEKPYQVMAQPGGEKPLELLRLAMVEEGKAAIGTTVLGNSETPLALIPYGDDLVMMTLHYQSEVRDLPKPAERPAVGEAELDMAKRLVESMAEPFDPARFKNAYQEKLMGLIQDKIAGKQVTPEKPASQPANVINLMDALAASLKARTGEDAGEAKASSSTEGGKAPKPKRKPPAKRAG